A stretch of Schistocerca cancellata isolate TAMUIC-IGC-003103 chromosome 3, iqSchCanc2.1, whole genome shotgun sequence DNA encodes these proteins:
- the LOC126176672 gene encoding LOW QUALITY PROTEIN: uncharacterized protein LOC126176672 (The sequence of the model RefSeq protein was modified relative to this genomic sequence to represent the inferred CDS: substituted 1 base at 1 genomic stop codon) produces the protein MLANEIGNVVKEGTRLVPVIKLHLDNFVKTNFGATTMPDRDNVMFYPSDKTIYSHMYNAILKMKNTTIDQDGLQMKVSEWKKELSGGNIYFRPCAKVDGEVQPLLFCYQTAWQVELLRKYGTVCLLDATYKTTKYDIPLFFITVKANVCYLVVGFFYVQVEDTQSICEALNIFKEWNVVMSPAYWVTDFSXSDINTIQAVFPCSKVYLCSFHREQAWNRWLPKHVKEQEDRETIVNQWRRVAASSSLQQYKDNLEKMKNHHVFEGKESALKYFEKQWVLVHHRWVIAFEHKGMFANINTTNSAEAMNRLVKYSHLHQRTDTTITGVITVLVHRYLPSLIEKYCKLNPAIKSYNKMIPVFLHRKTLDFTRHVMKRYESVEVDFSAEQVWS, from the coding sequence ATGCTAGCAAATGAAATAGGAAATGTTGTTAAAGAAGGAACAAGATTGGTACCAGTAATCAAATTACATCTTGACAATTTTGTCAAGACAAATTTCGGTGCAACCACCATGCCAGATCGTGACAATGTAATGTTTTATCCCTCAGATAAAACGATTTATAGTCATATGTATAATGCTATATTGAAAATGAAAAATACAACAATTGATCAGGATGGTCTGCAGATGAAAGTTAGTGAGTGGAAGAAAGAGTTGTCAGGTGGCAATATCTATTTTAGACCTTGTGCAAAGGTAGATGGAGAGGTACAGCCACTACTCTTTTGCTACCAGACAGCGTGGCAAGTGGAATTATTAAGAAAGTATGGGACAGTATGCTTGCTTGATGCGACATATAAAACCACTAAGTATGACATTCCACTGTTTTTCATAACAGTGAAAGCAAATGTGTGCTATTTAGTTGTAGGTTTCTTTTATGTTCAGGTAGAAGACACACAATCCATTTGTGAAGCATTAAATATTTTCAAGGAGTGGAATGTGGTCATGAGTCCTGCATACTGGGTAACTGATTTCTCATAATCCGACATAAATACTATTCAGGCAGTATTTCCCTGCTCTAAAGTGTATCTATGTTCATTTCACAGGGAACAAGCTTGGAACAGGTGGTTACCTAAACATGTTAAAGaacaagaagacagagagacaaTAGTTAATCAGTGGAGAAGAGTTGCAGCATCGTCCTCCTTGCAACAGTACAAAGATaatttagaaaaaatgaaaaatcatcATGTTTTTGAAGGGAAGGAGTCTGcattaaaatattttgagaaacaatggGTCCTGGTCCATCATAGATGGGTGATAGCTTTTGAGCACAAAGGCATGTTTGCCAATATAAACACAACAAATAGTGCTGAAGCAATGAATAGGTTGGTGAAATATTCACACCTTCATCAAAGAACAGATACAACAATAACAGGTGTTATTACAGTTTTAGTCCATCGTTACCTGCCTAGCCTCATTGAAAAGTATTGTAAATTAAATCCTGCCATTAAGTCATACAATAAGATGATCCCTGTATTCCTGCATAGGAAGACACTCGACTTCACAAGGCATGTAATGAAGCGATATGAATCAGTTGAAGTTGATTTTAGTGCAGAACAG